The following DNA comes from Labrus mixtus chromosome 8, fLabMix1.1, whole genome shotgun sequence.
AGCTGGCCAACTGGCCACAGGTGCTAGAGATGGTCCCACAGCCCACCAACACCAGAACTCCAGGGTTAGCAGAGTCTGTGGTGTGGTACGACAACCAGAAGTTCTTCAGACTCTGAGTCATGGGAGAAACAACCAAAGGAGATTGGAAATAAATGAAACTTCTGTCCATTAATAAGCAGAAATAATTGCATTTCTGATTAAATTAATGTGAAATCTGTTGTCAAATGTAATCAAAGAGGCGTAATACTCCACAAAGCCTGCGTACCTCATAGACAGCGAGGTCTATCCCAGCGTAGGGAATGATGCCCACTAAGTTTGGGATGTAACCCTTATAGAAAGCCTTCAAGCCCTCCTTCTTCAGGATTTGTTTGGCACAATCAAACATTCCTGAGTACTGGCCAGTTTTCCTCAGCGTCAGTCTAGTTTTCAATACCttaaaagagtgaaaaaagaaaaaggaatctGATTTGTGTGGTATTTGGAAGTCTTTTGCtgactttatttgatttgaatgcATCCCGTGAATGACAGTATGATCAAACAGTTGACTCACCTCCATTGGGTAGATGGCCGTCTGTGCAGTGGCTCCGGCGAGTGAGCCGGCCATAAACCGCTTGTGCGTCTCTATCTTCTTACCCTCTGAAGATAACAACCTCTtatactacaaaataaatacaccgAAAATAGCTGGAAAATAAACCATCTGATtcccaaatatttgttttgttacaaGACTGAGATTAATACTGTCGAACATATGAAATATGCACTCCAGAGCTTACTTGTTCATACGCCATGAATTTGATTGCCGTCTCAGGTGCGATCTTTAAAACATTGATCCCGTTTCCCCTCCACAGAGAGGTGAGACCTCCCTCTATGATCATCTGCTTGAATCCTCCTGTCAGGCTTATCCGGTTGGTTTTAGAAGAATGAACCTGCAGTTTAAACATTTAGGAGCACAGATATATTTGTTAACCCAAGCCCCTAGAGATAAACACATCAGTCCATTTTACTTCAAGAATTTCACCTGCATAAAGACTTTCATTCTGTCCAGTGGAGCAGTACCGGTGCGAGAAACAGCCCCCGCTACAGCGCCTGAAACAAGCTGCTTCCACCAGTTGCCTgagctcttctcctcctctgtgaactCATCTGGGATGGCAAGACTGTCGCCTATATCCAGCACCTAGTGATACCACAAACATATTTACTCaaatctctttgtttattgacACAGGTCAAACTAAAGACATGTGTATCAGCATAATTGCCCTTGTAAGGAtataaacacatacactcaATGGTTGTCGGTTTATGGCCACAATAAATACTGTTCTGTCTAACATTAGAAATATTTTCCCTGTAAGAATGTGTCTGCACAGGAAGACACGTGTCACAAAGTGTCCGTTTGTTTGGTTGTcagtgagacaaaaaaaaaatctcacaggcttacattttctttctataTTGCCAAATTTCCTGTTGTACACTTTGTGAAGGAGCGCAACATTTACAAATCTTTGAACTGAAGGTTTCATCCAGGAAGTGAGCACAAGGATAGTCCTTATATTTAAAGTGGCATTGTTAGTTTAAAATCTGAGTTCTTTTAGTACTAGccaaacagattaaaaagttatttatttttaaatatctttatcTAAATGTTCGTTTTGGATGACAACACagcatagcaatgagtaaggtctttttacctgctttttgtaacataacaatgagtaaggtctttttacctgctttttgtaacataacaatgagtaaggtctttttacctgctcttttgtaatgttaacagacaaagagtaaggtattttacctgctttttgtaaagtgtctcgagataacacttgttatgagttgacgctatacaaataaaaattgattgattgattgaaattgaaggacaaataatgaataaaaacatgtgtatTTGTTCAAACTTGTCCAAAGTACGACACAATGAGTGTAAAAACTAGGGGAGTAGtttgttgtaaaaaacaaacaatgatttgAGCTCCTTATCCTTTTGCTTGTGAAATCTTAATCACTGTGCTGACCGACTCTTGTCTTGCACGCTTTAGCGGTTTCAGATAAACATGACCAATGTTTTCCCCAAAGCAGAGAGGGTTTGTCAAACATTCTGCAGCAGCAATTTAACACAACTCTGCAGGGACATGAAACAGCTTATGCAATTAGTTCCATCACATGGGATCATATGACACATTAATGCTCAAAAATGTTGCACCGTGCACCATAAATGTGCGGTGCAGAGACGATTtctacacattaacacatattGCCAGTCAATAGAAGCATTGTTTAGCTTGAGATAGAGCAAATATCTCGTCAGTGACATCTTTATACGCACTAAGTCGAGGTGAAAGACCATGCTGAGGGAAACAGTGTAGTGATGTGACCTTATTATGTTGGACGGTCTTTCAAAGCTGCTGCCAAAATCTGGACTGCAGAGAAAATCCATAAATCCAACACAAGAGGACTAGAGGACACAGAGGATTTAATCCACTGCAGTTTCATCGGTATTTCTCTATGGGATGTGTTTGAGAGTGTGCAAGTGTCCCATACCGAGGTGTGTTTCCAGTGGCGTATGATATCTTCCAGGTTGTGTGCCGAGcgaaacaggaagtgctctctCCACTCGTTCCAGTCCACCACCATTGTTCCATCAATGTCCATACTAGGCAAAGTTACAGAAACTCCCTTAACATTTGTAAtgtattatgttgtgtttagGTATAATAAACATATCCATGACAAAGATAAAGCCTTCGAGTTATATACAAGCAAAAAGAGACATGTTACAGGTAATAGAAATGGAGGTCATACCTATGTAATATTTTCAAGGCATTCTCTCGGCTGATATCTATTCCCAACTCTCCAAGTGACTGCTGGATCTCTGAGGCATCAATGCGCCCTGACAACATAAATAACTTCACTCAACCACGCTGCAGTACAAATAATGGGTATGTTATTGTAAACCTTTGTGACTCGTGTACCCTTGTGCAAAGTAGGTCTACTTTACCATCGTTATTTCTGTCCAGGCTCTTGAACGTGAGCCGCAGCTTCTTCTCGTGCTCCTTCAGATACTTGGAGAACTCGTTGAAGTCGAGACACCCATCTTTGTTTTGGTCACCAGATGACACAATTTTCTGTAGAGAGGAGATAACATCTGGTGGTTAATTTGCCTCTTCCCAGGGTGAgtctctttatctttatctctctctcacacacacacacacgcgcgcatacgcacacacacacgcacacacgcgcgcacacacacacacacacacacacacacacacgcacacaaccCAGGAATTTCATGCAAAACGAGCAGGCGCGCCTTCAAATTCTTGTCTATACACAGGAGGACCCCCTGGCCCCTgtggtattttttttctacctgtgCAGCACCCTGGCGGAATACTCCCATCGCCTTGAGGCCCGCACGTAATTCAGCGACGTCCACCTTTCCATCTTTATTGGTATCCAGCCTATCAAACAGGTTCTGATATGTCCTCTCACTGTCGGCATCCCAGCACCGAGCGTTTGAGAGTAAAAACGTCCGTAATGTGTGATACATTGTAGCGCTAATGTGGAAGCGGCGTCTGGGCGAGTCGTCCTCCTGCAGTCAGGATGGGATTAATAATCCAGATTGGCTGAAATCCATAAACCCAGATGGAATCCAAACAGAAACACGGCGTTCGCGATTAAATAAAATGCTTCCTGTGACTTTATTTTGCAGACTGTCCCATGCAGAGCTATTATCTCTCTGGTGTGTCAGGCGAGCTGCAGCAACAACCGGGGGGCGGAGCTATGAGCTACGTCGCCACGCGACGTTTCTTGTGGTTAAGCAGAGAAGACAGTAAAATAGAAAAGTGGTGATATAAAATCCCGATGGGTTAAGCGTGTGCAGAATCCGTTTTATGTTCCAGATGGTCACTTTCTCATCTGTTTTTAACCTTGTGTCGTGTGATACGTGGTGTAGCATTATGCAGTGCATTTAATCTCCTTATCTAGAAAGGAAACATCAGTGTTAACAGCTGCGCAGCGTCGCTGGTCGCCACTGGAGGGAGGTATAATCACACACCAGATGTGGGGGCTATCCATAGACTAAATATTACAGTCAAGGGGCTAACCCCTATTATCTACAGTCTATGGGGCTACGTTTGGTCAAATGGAAATGTTCACGTCACAAAAatctttttaatgtatttttattattattataaaacttCGCTTTGGGGCCTGTTTATTTCAATGACACATTAAAACACCAAAAGTAACCTACTTTTGATCTATCATCAAAGTTTACATCTTAAGCTCATCAGTCACCATTGGCCTATGTGTAGGCTATGGTTATTTTTCATAGATAAACAATCTAAAACATGAAAGCAAATATATGGaaagtatgttgtatgttgAAGTGTTTCATTATAAAGGACTGGCTTGTTTTGGGTCACTttcaagtctaaaaaaaaagacattggtGAAGTTGAAACTAGGTACTTCCAGCTTCTACCAGCTCATCCTAAGAAGGTCCctgttttaaagatgtgtcAGGACAAGAACTTtatcatagttctaggaaccgTTTGAACCCTCCTCCGTTTTTATTCATTCCGGAccacaggaactatgaactattttaatAGAACCTCATTTAGAGGGACTGTTTTAGTTTCTTCTTTAGGTACCTGTcatggctctctcactctggctccctcctgattgaggttcattcctttcacctgctctcacctgcacaccagctctccatctcctcatcaactcagCAGTATATATACCCCGGCTCTCCAGCCACTCATTGTCAGATCGTTGTATCAACTACTGCGGTAGACTACGTCTCAGGctaaattaagattttgaaaGAACCTTtgaaattaatgttttgtgtgtgttttggtttttgagtcTCACCCTGtttttcctttgcttcaggATCACCATTCACCCCCCTGCCTTCCTGCTTAGCCATCTGCCTCaacctgctctctggactcaaaactgctcagccacactcacacccctACTCTGGTCTGGTCAGCCTTCGTCCCCTTCACTCTGCTAACCTCCAGAATCTTCAacccatcttcatctccatttgcCACAATAAACCTCATTACCAATCAACCCCTCTGTTTAAGTGTCCCGCATCTGGGTCCTAAATTCACTGGTCGTAACAGTACCATGGCAttgtgaatgcagacagaagttctcagggaactccttAATGGATAGCTCTCCTTCAAAAGTCCCCAAAACTGTTTGGATTTGAGAACCTTCTTACAGGTTAAAATTAAGGGTGAAAGGGAAATGTCTGCGAGCACAGCAGAGCAGCACATGGTAATTAAGTTACATTATGTCTgagatatttttatttccatctaTAAAGTTTTGTAGGTACAT
Coding sequences within:
- the LOC132979053 gene encoding mitochondrial adenyl nucleotide antiporter SLC25A24-like: MYHTLRTFLLSNARCWDADSERTYQNLFDRLDTNKDGKVDVAELRAGLKAMGVFRQGAAQKIVSSGDQNKDGCLDFNEFSKYLKEHEKKLRLTFKSLDRNNDGRIDASEIQQSLGELGIDISRENALKILHSMDIDGTMVVDWNEWREHFLFRSAHNLEDIIRHWKHTSVLDIGDSLAIPDEFTEEEKSSGNWWKQLVSGAVAGAVSRTGTAPLDRMKVFMQVHSSKTNRISLTGGFKQMIIEGGLTSLWRGNGINVLKIAPETAIKFMAYEQYKRLLSSEGKKIETHKRFMAGSLAGATAQTAIYPMEVLKTRLTLRKTGQYSGMFDCAKQILKKEGLKAFYKGYIPNLVGIIPYAGIDLAVYESLKNFWLSYHTTDSANPGVLVLVGCGTISSTCGQLASYPLALVRTRMQAKASLDASDQPSMSSLMRTIVAKDGFFGLYRGILPNFMKVIPAVSISYVVYEYMKTGLGISK